The stretch of DNA GGAATTTTAAAAACATTAACTATGAAAATGTATGTTTTAAAAGATGAAAGGACTCATTTTTATAAATTAGGGCCAGCGTTAGTTTCATTAGGCAAGGGAGCTCTATCAGTGATAAATATTAAAAATATTGCTTATTTAGCGTTGAAAAATTTATCTTTGGAATCAGGAGTAGATTCATTTTTAATGATTCCAGTTGGTTATAAAGGAACGATAATAGAGAGAGTAGATGGATTACAAAGTATTAAAATAATTGAAAACTATGGAAATGAATTTTATCTTCATTGTGGGGCTATGAGAAAGGCTATTTTAGCTCATAAAGAAATATCTTTTATAGATGATTATATAGAAAATGTAATAAAAAAGAATAAAAATTTGAAAATATCATCTGTAAAACTAAAAGAAGATTTAAATAAAATTAGAAATGAAGGAGCAGCAGTTTCCTATGGTGAGTATATAAAAGGAACAATAGGAATAGGTGCTCCAATATATAATAATAAAAGAGAAGTAATTGCTTCTTTAGGAATTAACTTTTTAAAAAATAAAGAATTGAATGATGAAAAAGTAAAAGTATTAAAAGAAATAGTGAAAAAGAAAGCTGAAGAAGTATCAGGGAAAATGGCAAACATATAAATAAAAATAGGAGTATAATTTTATTAGAAATAAAAAAATAGAAAGAATATATGAAGTTAACAAGAATAAAGTATAAATAATGTTAGAATTTTTCCATAGGAAAGTAGTTTGGAGTTATTGGAAAAGTTAAAAATTTAATTAAATTTGAAGGAAGTGATTAATTTGAATAAAAAGACTAGAGCAAAGGTATCAATAGGAATTATAAT from Fusobacterium sp. IOR10 encodes:
- a CDS encoding IclR family transcriptional regulator, whose product is MIKSLSKAIEILEVLKKSPKGCSLSQIYTTLDIPKSTAHGILKTLTMKMYVLKDERTHFYKLGPALVSLGKGALSVINIKNIAYLALKNLSLESGVDSFLMIPVGYKGTIIERVDGLQSIKIIENYGNEFYLHCGAMRKAILAHKEISFIDDYIENVIKKNKNLKISSVKLKEDLNKIRNEGAAVSYGEYIKGTIGIGAPIYNNKREVIASLGINFLKNKELNDEKVKVLKEIVKKKAEEVSGKMANI